A single region of the Kineosporiaceae bacterium SCSIO 59966 genome encodes:
- a CDS encoding DNA-binding protein gives MDDDLDALVGSWLPLPDVAERLGTDVSRVRRMIDDGLLIAVRRGQPRVLSVPEALVEPEPLADLPGTVTVLADAGFGTEEMLRWLFTPDDSLPGTPLAALRAGRRREVRRRAQALAF, from the coding sequence GACGCTCTCGTAGGGAGCTGGCTGCCGCTGCCGGACGTCGCCGAGCGCCTCGGCACGGACGTCTCCCGGGTCCGGCGGATGATCGACGACGGGCTGCTGATCGCCGTCCGGCGCGGGCAGCCGCGAGTGCTCAGTGTGCCGGAGGCGCTCGTCGAGCCCGAGCCGCTGGCCGACCTGCCGGGCACGGTCACGGTCCTCGCCGACGCCGGGTTCGGCACCGAGGAGATGCTGCGCTGGCTGTTCACCCCGGACGACTCCCTGCCGGGCACACCCCTGGCCGCGCTGCGGGCGGGGCGCCGGCGGGAGGTGCGCCGGCGGGCGCAGGCGCTCGCCTTCTGA
- a CDS encoding phytoene/squalene synthase family protein, protein MNSHRRAAWRRPAGATSLDAAGITDPRLRQDFLTCRALHAEHGRTYFLATGLLPPAKRPYVWALYGFARYADELVDSLEAPDPEALLTWGESFLDALRTGTVHDPVGRAMLATVRRWDIPTEHVEAFLRSMRMDITRTGYATYADLEDYMYGSAAVIGLQMLPVLEPVSAEAACHARLLGEAFQMSNFVRDVGEDLDRGRVYLPQEDLDAFGVTVADLRAGRAAGSTPAAVRRLLAFEVERTRELYRRAEPGIAMLHPTSRDAIRCAYVLYGDILGAVERSGYRVLERRVAVPLPRRAQVALPALARARWARGQAVRWQQV, encoded by the coding sequence GTGAACAGCCACCGGCGAGCGGCGTGGCGTCGCCCGGCCGGGGCCACGTCCCTGGACGCCGCGGGGATCACCGACCCGCGGCTGCGGCAGGACTTCCTCACCTGCCGGGCCCTGCACGCCGAGCACGGCCGCACCTACTTCCTCGCCACCGGGCTGCTGCCGCCGGCCAAGCGGCCGTACGTCTGGGCGCTCTACGGGTTCGCCCGGTACGCCGACGAGCTCGTCGACTCCCTCGAGGCCCCCGACCCGGAGGCGCTGCTCACCTGGGGGGAGTCGTTCCTCGACGCGCTGCGCACCGGGACGGTGCACGACCCGGTGGGCAGGGCGATGCTGGCCACCGTCCGGCGCTGGGACATCCCGACCGAGCACGTCGAGGCGTTCCTGCGGTCGATGCGGATGGACATCACCCGCACCGGGTACGCCACGTACGCCGACCTCGAGGACTACATGTACGGCTCGGCCGCGGTCATCGGGCTGCAGATGCTGCCGGTGCTCGAGCCGGTGTCTGCGGAGGCGGCGTGCCACGCCCGGCTGCTCGGGGAGGCGTTCCAGATGTCGAACTTCGTCCGGGACGTCGGCGAGGACCTCGACCGGGGCCGGGTCTACCTGCCGCAGGAGGACCTCGACGCGTTCGGGGTGACGGTGGCGGACCTGCGGGCCGGGCGGGCCGCAGGCAGCACCCCGGCGGCGGTGCGGCGGCTGCTGGCCTTCGAGGTGGAACGGACCCGGGAGCTCTACCGGCGCGCCGAGCCGGGCATCGCCATGCTGCACCCGACCAGCCGGGACGCCATCCGCTGCGCGTACGTGCTCTACGGCGACATCCTCGGCGCGGTCGAGCGCAGCGGGTACCGGGTGCTGGAGCGCCGGGTCGCCGTGCCGCTGCCACGGCGTGCCCAGGTGGCCCTGCCGGCACTGGCCCGGGCCCGGTGGGCACGGGGCCAGGCCGTCCGCTGGCAGCAGGTCTGA
- the crtI gene encoding phytoene desaturase: protein MRLAGAGRRVTVLEREEVPGGRAGLVRTTTADGEYRFDTGPTVLTMPDLIADCFDALGEDVADWLDLRPVSPLYRARFADGSSLDVHADTEAMAAQIEAVIGPDEAAGYRRYVDFVTRLYRYEIRDFIDRNIDTPLDLLTPNLARLVAAGGFRRLAPKVEQYLRDERTQRVFSFQSLYAGVAPQDAMALYAVIAYMDSVAGVFFPVGGMHAVPRAMAAAAQRHGVEIRYGTTVERVEHSGGRATAVVTADGERVPADVVVLNPDLPVAYRDLLGTVPRRVRHLDYSPSAYLLLAGSTARYPGTTHHQILFGQAWRSVFAELTSGRLMSDPSVLLSTPTVSDPGLAPPDRHIYYVLFPTPHNDAGVDWGRIGPRYREHVLRTLEERGLTGFEAGIEVEHVTTPADWEARGMAAGAPFAAAHTFRQTGPFRPGNIWGDNVVLTGSGTQPGVGVPMVLISGRLAAERVLGPDPSYRSRAWR from the coding sequence ATGCGGCTCGCCGGGGCCGGCCGACGGGTCACCGTGCTCGAGCGCGAGGAGGTCCCCGGTGGCCGGGCGGGACTGGTCCGGACGACGACGGCCGACGGGGAGTACCGGTTCGACACCGGGCCGACGGTCCTGACGATGCCGGACCTCATCGCGGACTGCTTCGACGCCCTCGGGGAGGACGTCGCCGACTGGCTGGACCTGCGCCCGGTGTCACCGCTGTACCGGGCCCGCTTCGCCGACGGGTCGAGCCTGGACGTGCACGCCGACACCGAGGCGATGGCCGCGCAGATCGAGGCCGTGATCGGTCCGGACGAGGCCGCCGGCTACCGGCGGTACGTCGACTTCGTCACCCGGCTGTACCGGTACGAGATCCGGGACTTCATCGACCGCAACATCGACACCCCGCTCGACCTGCTCACCCCCAACCTGGCCCGGCTCGTCGCCGCCGGCGGGTTCCGCCGCCTGGCCCCCAAGGTGGAGCAGTACCTGCGGGACGAGCGCACGCAGCGGGTCTTCTCGTTCCAGTCCCTGTACGCCGGGGTGGCTCCCCAGGACGCGATGGCCCTGTACGCGGTCATCGCCTACATGGACTCGGTGGCCGGGGTGTTCTTCCCGGTCGGGGGGATGCACGCGGTGCCGCGCGCGATGGCGGCCGCCGCGCAGCGGCACGGGGTGGAGATCCGCTACGGCACCACCGTCGAGCGGGTCGAGCACTCAGGGGGCCGTGCGACCGCGGTGGTCACCGCGGACGGGGAGCGGGTGCCCGCGGACGTCGTCGTGCTCAACCCTGACCTGCCGGTGGCCTACCGCGACCTGCTCGGCACCGTCCCGCGGCGGGTCCGCCACCTGGACTACTCGCCGTCCGCGTACCTGCTGCTGGCCGGCTCCACCGCCCGGTACCCCGGCACCACCCACCACCAGATCCTCTTCGGGCAGGCCTGGCGCAGCGTGTTCGCCGAGCTCACCTCCGGGCGGCTGATGAGCGACCCCAGCGTCCTGCTGTCGACGCCGACGGTGTCCGACCCCGGGCTGGCCCCGCCGGACCGGCACATCTACTACGTGCTGTTCCCGACCCCGCACAACGACGCCGGCGTCGACTGGGGCCGGATCGGCCCCCGGTACCGCGAGCACGTGCTGCGGACCCTCGAGGAGCGCGGGCTGACCGGGTTCGAGGCCGGGATCGAGGTCGAGCACGTGACGACCCCGGCGGACTGGGAGGCGCGGGGCATGGCGGCGGGGGCCCCGTTCGCCGCCGCGCACACCTTCCGGCAGACCGGGCCCTTCCGGCCGGGGAACATCTGGGGGGACAACGTCGTGCTGACCGGCTCCGGCACCCAGCCGGGTGTCGGCGTCCCGATGGTCCTCATCTCCGGGCGGCTGGCGGCCGAGCGGGTGCTCGGACCGGACCCGTCCTACCGGTCCCGGGCGTGGCGGTGA
- a CDS encoding polyprenyl synthetase family protein produces the protein MTVTVRNATGVAVSQAHGVPSLAASPLDAADLRRRLQQELDAFLDQQSAVLGELGTDCEPLVGSVRGLLAGGKRLRPAFCYWGYRGAGGQDGPGVVRAAASLELFQAAALIHDDVMDSSDTRRGMPAVHRQFADLHDDGGWGGDRERFGQAGAILAGDLCLSWCDELLCGSGLPTTAVERGKAVFDRMRTQLMGGQYLDVLAQAVAGRHREDPVEAALRVVRFKSAKYTVEHPLLLGAALAGAGEEVRAAYSAFGLPLGEAFQLRDDVLGVFGDPGTTGKPAGDDLREGKRTVLVALTLRRADTAGRAVVERLLGDPGLDAAGVAALREVIVGTGALETVESMITERVRAAREALDAAPVTPQAAAVLHSLVDAATTRTA, from the coding sequence ATGACCGTGACGGTCCGGAACGCGACAGGAGTAGCGGTGAGCCAGGCCCACGGCGTGCCCTCGCTGGCGGCGTCCCCGCTGGACGCCGCGGACCTGCGCCGGCGCCTCCAGCAGGAGCTCGACGCCTTCCTCGACCAGCAGAGCGCGGTGCTGGGCGAGCTGGGCACCGACTGCGAGCCGCTGGTCGGGTCGGTCCGGGGTCTCCTAGCCGGCGGCAAGCGGCTGCGGCCGGCGTTCTGCTACTGGGGCTACCGCGGGGCCGGCGGCCAGGACGGGCCCGGCGTCGTCCGGGCGGCGGCGTCCCTGGAGCTGTTCCAGGCCGCGGCGCTCATCCACGACGACGTCATGGACTCCTCGGACACCCGGCGCGGGATGCCGGCGGTGCACCGGCAGTTCGCCGACCTGCACGACGACGGCGGGTGGGGCGGTGACCGCGAGCGGTTCGGCCAGGCGGGGGCGATCCTCGCCGGGGACCTGTGCCTGTCGTGGTGCGACGAGCTGCTGTGCGGCAGCGGGCTGCCGACCACCGCGGTGGAGCGGGGCAAGGCGGTGTTCGACCGGATGCGCACCCAGCTGATGGGCGGGCAGTACCTCGACGTGCTCGCCCAGGCCGTCGCCGGCCGGCACCGGGAGGACCCGGTGGAGGCGGCGCTGCGGGTGGTGCGGTTCAAGAGCGCCAAGTACACGGTCGAGCACCCGCTGCTGCTCGGTGCCGCCCTGGCCGGTGCCGGGGAGGAGGTGCGGGCCGCGTACTCGGCGTTCGGGCTGCCGCTCGGGGAGGCCTTCCAGCTCCGGGACGACGTGCTGGGCGTGTTCGGCGACCCCGGGACGACCGGCAAGCCCGCGGGCGACGACCTGCGGGAGGGCAAGCGGACGGTCCTCGTCGCCCTCACCCTGCGCCGGGCTGACACGGCCGGCCGAGCCGTCGTGGAGCGGCTGCTCGGCGACCCCGGCCTGGACGCCGCCGGGGTGGCGGCCCTGCGGGAGGTCATCGTCGGCACCGGGGCCCTGGAGACCGTGGAGTCGATGATCACCGAGCGCGTCCGGGCCGCTCGCGAGGCCCTGGACGCCGCCCCCGTCACCCCCCAGGCCGCCGCGGTGCTGCACTCCCTGGTCGACGCGGCGACGACGAGGACCGCGTGA
- the metF gene encoding methylenetetrahydrofolate reductase [NAD(P)H] codes for MAAAVAAGTPAVSFEFFPPRDDAAADRLWTAVRRLESLQPTFVSVTYGAGGSTRDRTVRITRRIAEETTLTPVAHLTCVASPRAELRRVVGAYADAGVRSVLALRGDPPGGPGAPWTAHPEGLDHAEDLVRLVRGLGDFSVGVAAFPDGHPESSGPDQDAQVLLAKQRAGATFAVTQFFFDPAAYLRLRDRAAARGCDLPIVPGVMPVTDVRQVRRFAELSGTPLPAPLVDRLERVADDPVAVRAVGVEAATALGERLLAEGAPGLHFYTLNSSTATTEIYEALGLSRRRRAGPGKMPG; via the coding sequence ATCGCCGCGGCCGTCGCGGCGGGCACCCCCGCGGTGTCCTTCGAGTTCTTCCCGCCGCGGGACGACGCGGCCGCCGACCGGCTGTGGACGGCGGTGCGCCGGCTGGAGTCCCTGCAGCCCACGTTCGTGTCGGTCACCTACGGCGCCGGCGGCAGCACGCGGGACCGCACCGTGCGGATCACCCGGCGGATCGCCGAGGAGACGACGCTGACCCCGGTCGCGCACCTCACCTGCGTCGCCAGCCCGCGCGCTGAGCTGCGGCGCGTGGTCGGCGCCTACGCCGACGCCGGGGTCCGGTCCGTGCTCGCTCTGCGCGGCGACCCGCCCGGCGGTCCGGGTGCCCCGTGGACGGCGCACCCGGAGGGGCTCGACCACGCCGAGGACCTGGTCCGGCTGGTCCGCGGCCTCGGCGACTTCAGCGTCGGGGTCGCCGCCTTCCCCGACGGGCACCCGGAGTCCTCCGGGCCCGACCAGGACGCGCAGGTGCTGCTGGCCAAGCAGCGGGCCGGGGCGACCTTCGCCGTCACCCAGTTCTTCTTCGACCCGGCGGCCTACCTGCGGCTGCGGGACCGTGCCGCGGCACGCGGCTGCGACCTGCCGATCGTGCCGGGGGTGATGCCGGTCACCGACGTGCGCCAGGTCCGGCGGTTCGCCGAGCTGTCCGGCACGCCGCTGCCGGCACCGCTCGTCGACCGGCTGGAACGGGTGGCCGACGACCCGGTGGCGGTGCGAGCCGTCGGGGTGGAGGCGGCGACCGCGCTCGGGGAGCGGCTGCTCGCCGAGGGCGCGCCGGGACTGCACTTCTACACGCTGAACTCCTCGACCGCGACGACGGAGATCTACGAGGCGCTCGGCCTGTCCCGGCGCCGCCGGGCCGGGCCGGGCAAGATGCCCGGGTGA
- a CDS encoding CDP-alcohol phosphatidyltransferase family protein — protein sequence MTTPSSSGPPDRAEFARRWSAAHGGADPTARFVAGYLTVVQALARPLAAAGVRPDAVTATGPVLAAVALWPAASGERWALLVPLVVVVSAVLDGLDGAIAVLTAGPTRWGAVLDGVADRVADLAWTATLWLLGAPGWLVAAAAAVGWLHEYLRARAGAAGMTGVARVTVGERPTRAVVVALFALGAGLYPAAAGGWATAGAAALVGVGVAGLAQLVPAVRRELR from the coding sequence GTGACCACCCCCTCGTCGTCCGGCCCGCCGGACCGGGCCGAGTTCGCCCGGCGCTGGTCGGCCGCGCACGGCGGGGCGGACCCGACGGCCCGGTTCGTCGCCGGCTACCTCACCGTCGTGCAGGCACTGGCCCGGCCGCTGGCCGCGGCCGGCGTCCGGCCGGACGCCGTCACCGCCACTGGGCCGGTCCTCGCGGCGGTAGCGCTGTGGCCCGCCGCGAGCGGGGAGCGCTGGGCGCTGCTCGTCCCGCTGGTCGTCGTCGTGTCGGCGGTCCTGGACGGCCTGGACGGCGCGATCGCGGTGCTCACCGCCGGCCCGACCCGGTGGGGGGCCGTCCTCGACGGCGTCGCCGACCGGGTCGCCGACCTGGCCTGGACGGCGACCCTGTGGCTGCTGGGGGCACCCGGCTGGCTCGTCGCCGCCGCCGCCGCGGTGGGCTGGCTGCACGAGTACCTGCGCGCCCGGGCCGGCGCCGCTGGGATGACCGGCGTCGCGCGGGTCACGGTCGGGGAGCGTCCGACCCGGGCGGTCGTCGTCGCCCTGTTCGCGCTGGGGGCCGGCCTGTACCCCGCCGCGGCCGGCGGGTGGGCCACGGCCGGGGCCGCCGCGCTCGTCGGTGTCGGTGTCGCCGGGCTCGCCCAGCTCGTCCCCGCCGTCCGGCGGGAGCTGCGGTGA
- a CDS encoding acyltransferase family protein, with product MSLLDAVPEQPPPPTRTVWMDAARVVAIVVVVLIHVVAPTVEGRGVEVGSAGWWVANALNAANRWCVPVFLMISGALALDPAKVARPRDFYRRRWQRVGVPLVFWTVFYLAFRQVVLGAGLTPQRAATDVAAGAPFLQLYFLYVLAGLVLVTPFLKVVTRHATWRMQLGLAVVLLALGAVDQVVEYAAGVGEPNAVTRFVPFAGYYVLGWVLRDVLLHGRQLVWAWAGYAGSVVVVAVLAFTGGFGDVGRYAYDFLSPPVVVMSVTAYLLLHHVLRAGCRPLERLAPLSFGIFLVHGALVYGLRHVTGVPTDLAGVLVAAFGLTAVHTAASALISWVLLRVPYLRAVLGEPARPRRSATI from the coding sequence GTGAGCCTCCTCGACGCCGTCCCCGAGCAGCCGCCGCCACCGACCCGGACGGTGTGGATGGACGCGGCCCGGGTGGTGGCGATCGTCGTCGTCGTCCTCATCCACGTCGTCGCCCCCACGGTGGAGGGTCGCGGCGTCGAGGTCGGCAGCGCCGGCTGGTGGGTGGCCAACGCGCTCAACGCCGCGAACCGGTGGTGCGTGCCGGTCTTCCTCATGATCTCCGGCGCGCTGGCCCTCGACCCGGCCAAGGTCGCCCGGCCACGGGACTTCTACCGCCGCCGCTGGCAGCGGGTCGGCGTCCCGCTGGTGTTCTGGACGGTCTTCTACCTCGCCTTCCGGCAGGTCGTCCTCGGCGCCGGGCTCACCCCGCAGCGAGCTGCCACCGACGTCGCCGCCGGCGCGCCCTTCCTCCAGCTGTACTTCCTCTACGTGCTGGCCGGGCTGGTGCTCGTCACACCCTTCCTCAAGGTGGTCACCCGGCACGCCACGTGGCGGATGCAGCTCGGCCTCGCCGTCGTGCTCCTGGCGCTCGGCGCCGTCGACCAGGTCGTCGAGTACGCGGCCGGGGTGGGCGAGCCGAACGCCGTCACCCGGTTCGTGCCGTTCGCCGGGTACTACGTGCTCGGCTGGGTGCTGCGCGACGTGCTCCTGCACGGCCGCCAGCTCGTCTGGGCCTGGGCCGGCTACGCCGGCAGCGTCGTCGTCGTCGCCGTGCTCGCCTTCACCGGCGGCTTCGGGGACGTCGGTCGGTACGCCTACGACTTCCTGTCCCCGCCGGTCGTCGTCATGTCGGTGACCGCCTACCTGCTGCTCCACCACGTGCTGCGCGCCGGCTGCCGTCCGCTGGAGCGGCTCGCCCCGCTGTCGTTCGGGATCTTCCTCGTGCACGGCGCGCTGGTGTACGGGCTGCGGCACGTCACCGGCGTGCCCACCGACCTCGCCGGGGTGCTGGTGGCGGCGTTCGGGCTCACCGCCGTGCACACCGCCGCCTCGGCGCTCATCAGCTGGGTGCTGCTGCGCGTCCCCTACCTGCGGGCGGTGCTCGGGGAGCCGGCGCGCCCGAGGAGGTCGGCGACGATCTGA
- the crtI gene encoding phytoene desaturase, translating into MADVVVVGAGLGGLAAAARLAAAGHRVTVCEQSGTVGGKLGWFSRDGFGFDTGPSLLTLPAVYRDLFAATGRTALEDHVDLEPVDPAFDYRFADGTRLELPNLSRSGTRAAMDAALGAGAGDQWLALMRRAARIWDVTREPFLTSPLQGPRTLARLSRRTDDLRTVAPWLSLRSLGRRYLDHPHLRTLLDRYATYTGSDPRRAPAALATVPYMEQRFGSWYVRGGLRRLAEAVHDRAVASGALVRTHADVVGLVVEDGRAAGVRLADGAVLPADVVVSDTDATALYRDLVPDAVPGRRRALAGLRRVTPSLSGFVLLLALRGRTPGLRHHTVLFGADYDAEFDAVFGVGRHRGAPRPVADPTVYVAVPDDPATRPDDDSEAWFVLVNAPRHVPGDPRAGIDWDAPGLADGYADQVLQVMASRGLDVRDRVLWREVRTPADLERETRSVGGSIYGTSSNGPRAAFLRPANASPLPGLYLVGGSAHPGGGIPLVGLSAQIVADLLGRAGSPSTARR; encoded by the coding sequence GTGGCTGACGTCGTCGTCGTCGGCGCGGGCCTCGGCGGGCTGGCCGCCGCCGCCCGGCTCGCCGCCGCCGGGCACCGGGTGACCGTCTGCGAGCAGTCCGGCACCGTCGGTGGCAAGCTGGGCTGGTTCAGCCGGGACGGGTTCGGCTTCGACACCGGGCCGAGCCTGCTCACCCTGCCCGCCGTGTACCGGGACCTGTTCGCCGCCACCGGCCGCACCGCGCTGGAGGACCACGTCGACCTCGAGCCGGTCGACCCGGCGTTCGACTACCGGTTCGCCGACGGCACCCGTCTCGAGCTGCCGAACCTGTCCCGCTCGGGCACCCGGGCGGCGATGGACGCCGCGCTCGGCGCCGGTGCCGGGGACCAGTGGCTGGCCCTGATGCGCCGGGCCGCACGGATCTGGGACGTCACCCGCGAGCCGTTCCTCACCTCCCCGCTGCAGGGCCCGCGCACACTGGCCCGCCTCTCCCGCCGGACCGACGACCTGCGCACGGTCGCGCCGTGGCTGTCGCTGCGCTCGCTCGGCCGCCGGTACCTCGACCACCCGCACCTGCGCACCCTGCTCGACCGGTACGCCACGTACACCGGCAGCGACCCGCGCCGCGCCCCGGCCGCGCTGGCGACCGTCCCGTACATGGAGCAGCGGTTCGGCTCCTGGTACGTGCGCGGCGGACTGCGCCGGCTCGCCGAGGCGGTCCACGACCGGGCCGTGGCGTCCGGGGCCCTCGTGCGCACGCACGCGGACGTCGTGGGGCTGGTCGTCGAGGACGGCCGGGCGGCCGGCGTCCGGCTCGCCGACGGCGCCGTCCTGCCCGCGGACGTCGTCGTGTCCGACACCGACGCCACGGCCCTGTACCGGGACCTGGTCCCGGACGCCGTACCCGGCCGCAGGAGGGCGCTGGCCGGCCTGCGGCGGGTCACGCCGTCGCTGTCCGGGTTCGTCCTGCTGCTGGCCCTGCGGGGGCGCACGCCCGGGCTGCGCCACCACACCGTGCTGTTCGGCGCGGACTACGACGCCGAGTTCGACGCGGTGTTCGGCGTCGGCCGGCACCGGGGGGCGCCCCGCCCGGTGGCGGACCCGACGGTCTACGTCGCCGTCCCCGACGACCCGGCCACCCGCCCGGACGACGACTCCGAGGCGTGGTTCGTGCTCGTCAACGCGCCGCGCCACGTGCCGGGCGACCCGCGTGCCGGGATCGACTGGGACGCCCCGGGCCTCGCCGACGGGTACGCCGACCAGGTGCTGCAGGTGATGGCGTCCCGCGGTCTGGACGTGCGCGACCGCGTGCTGTGGCGCGAGGTGCGCACCCCCGCCGACCTGGAGCGGGAGACCCGCAGCGTGGGCGGGTCGATCTACGGCACGTCGAGCAACGGCCCGCGGGCGGCGTTCCTGCGGCCGGCGAACGCCTCGCCGCTGCCGGGTCTCTACCTCGTCGGCGGCTCGGCACACCCCGGCGGCGGCATCCCGCTCGTCGGGCTGTCGGCTCAGATCGTCGCCGACCTCCTCGGGCGCGCCGGCTCCCCGAGCACCGCCCGCAGGTAG
- a CDS encoding glycosyltransferase, translated as MSGALTRAGSALAVLLTAHTVVNLRLLRTPDADPPPVRERVSVLVPARDEAHGVGDCLRAVLAGTGVADLEVLVLDDGSVDGTADAARAAADGDRRVRVLTGTPPPAGWLGKPWACRQLAAAATGDVLVFVDADVRLAPHALAATVGLLRRHRLDLVSPYPRQLTGTAAERLVQPLLQWSWLTTLPLRVAERSPRPSLSAANGQLLAVDAAAYRRAGGHDTVRAEVLDDIALLRAVKAAGGRGVVADGTTLATCRMYTSWAQVRDGYAKSLWSAFGSPAGAAAVTGLLTLAYVVPAAAALRGSRAGALGYAAGVLGRVLVAHRTGGRPLDAAAHPLSVLTLAGLTARSWWLHQRGALTWKGRTLPGARDGRRRRRG; from the coding sequence GTGAGCGGGGCGCTGACCCGGGCCGGCAGCGCCCTGGCGGTCCTGCTGACCGCGCACACCGTCGTCAACCTCCGGCTGCTGCGTACCCCGGACGCCGACCCGCCGCCGGTGCGGGAGCGGGTCAGCGTGCTGGTCCCGGCCCGCGACGAGGCGCACGGCGTCGGCGACTGCCTACGGGCCGTGCTCGCCGGCACCGGAGTGGCGGACCTGGAGGTGCTCGTCCTGGACGACGGCTCCGTGGACGGGACGGCGGACGCCGCCCGGGCCGCCGCCGATGGGGACCGCAGGGTCCGGGTGCTCACCGGCACCCCGCCGCCGGCGGGCTGGCTGGGCAAGCCGTGGGCGTGCCGGCAGCTGGCGGCGGCCGCGACCGGTGACGTCCTCGTCTTCGTGGACGCCGACGTCCGGCTGGCACCGCACGCGCTGGCCGCCACCGTCGGCCTGCTGCGCCGGCACCGGCTCGACCTCGTCTCGCCGTACCCACGGCAGCTCACCGGGACGGCCGCGGAGCGACTGGTCCAGCCGCTGCTGCAGTGGTCCTGGCTCACGACGCTGCCGCTGCGGGTCGCCGAGCGCTCCCCGCGGCCCTCGCTGAGCGCCGCCAACGGCCAGCTGCTCGCCGTCGATGCCGCCGCCTACCGGCGCGCCGGCGGCCACGACACCGTTCGCGCCGAGGTGCTCGACGACATCGCGCTGCTGCGGGCGGTCAAGGCGGCCGGGGGACGCGGCGTGGTGGCCGACGGCACCACGCTGGCGACCTGCCGGATGTACACCTCCTGGGCGCAGGTCCGCGACGGCTACGCCAAGTCGCTGTGGTCGGCGTTCGGCTCCCCCGCCGGCGCCGCCGCGGTGACCGGGCTGCTCACCCTCGCCTACGTCGTCCCCGCCGCGGCCGCGCTGCGCGGCTCCCGGGCCGGGGCCCTGGGCTACGCCGCGGGCGTGCTGGGCCGCGTGCTCGTGGCCCACCGCACCGGCGGCCGGCCGCTGGACGCCGCCGCGCACCCGCTGTCCGTGCTGACCCTCGCCGGGCTGACCGCCCGCTCGTGGTGGCTGCACCAGCGGGGCGCGCTGACCTGGAAGGGCCGCACCCTGCCGGGGGCGCGGGACGGACGGCGCCGACGCCGTGGCTGA
- a CDS encoding carotenoid biosynthesis protein encodes MTARRAALLLAAAAVLTQISYPLLDGAELRTATVVSVLLFCGATLTHAAATVGAGGALRVLGVAGGIGLAAEVVGVSTGVPFGRYAYTGTLGPEVAGVPVVVPLAWTMMAWPALVAARRLAGPSWRAVPVAAWLLASWDLFLDPQMVAAGHWTWTFPEPALPGVAGVPLTNYAGWLLVAGVLQSALHLAVPARRGHRPLPTDHLVPAVLLGWTWLGSTVANLAFFDRPAVAAWGFVGMGLVTAPYLVALGPRRTGTRPVVARPKSEETRQ; translated from the coding sequence GTGACGGCACGCCGGGCCGCGCTGCTGCTGGCCGCAGCGGCCGTGCTCACCCAGATCAGCTACCCGCTGCTCGACGGCGCGGAGCTGCGCACCGCGACCGTCGTCTCCGTGCTGCTGTTCTGCGGCGCGACCCTGACGCACGCGGCGGCGACCGTCGGGGCCGGTGGCGCGCTGCGGGTGCTCGGGGTCGCCGGCGGGATCGGCCTGGCGGCCGAGGTGGTCGGGGTGAGCACCGGCGTCCCGTTCGGCCGGTACGCCTACACCGGCACTCTCGGGCCGGAGGTGGCCGGCGTCCCCGTCGTCGTCCCGCTGGCCTGGACGATGATGGCCTGGCCCGCGCTCGTCGCGGCCCGCCGACTGGCCGGCCCCTCGTGGCGGGCCGTGCCCGTCGCCGCCTGGCTGCTCGCCTCCTGGGACCTGTTCCTCGACCCGCAGATGGTGGCCGCCGGCCACTGGACGTGGACGTTCCCGGAGCCGGCGCTGCCCGGCGTCGCGGGTGTCCCGCTGACGAACTACGCCGGGTGGCTACTCGTCGCCGGCGTCCTGCAGAGCGCCCTGCACCTCGCCGTCCCGGCCCGGCGCGGGCACCGCCCGCTGCCGACCGACCACCTCGTGCCGGCGGTGCTGCTCGGCTGGACGTGGCTGGGGTCCACGGTGGCGAACCTCGCGTTCTTCGACCGCCCGGCCGTGGCCGCGTGGGGGTTCGTCGGGATGGGGCTGGTGACGGCGCCCTACCTGGTCGCCCTGGGCCCGCGCCGCACCGGGACCCGTCCGGTCGTGGCCCGACCCAAGTCAGAGGAGACACGGCAGTGA
- a CDS encoding DUF4126 domain-containing protein: MELLPWVFTTGWASGVNAYLVVLILGLVERFAGVAAVPDVLARTDVLVAAGVLFAVDAVADKVPYLDSTWDAVHTAIRPTVGAVLGALLAGEASSVEQALAATAGGVTALASHAVKAGLRAAVNTSPEPASNVAVSVAEDLGVASVVSLVLVAPWLAAGVAAVLLVTGTVLVLLLLSRVRAWRRQRRQRTQPGTLR, from the coding sequence GTGGAGCTGCTGCCGTGGGTGTTCACCACGGGCTGGGCGAGCGGCGTCAACGCCTACCTCGTCGTCCTGATCCTGGGCCTGGTCGAGCGGTTCGCCGGTGTCGCGGCGGTCCCCGACGTGCTGGCCCGCACCGACGTGCTCGTCGCGGCCGGGGTGCTGTTCGCCGTCGACGCGGTGGCCGACAAGGTCCCCTACCTGGACTCCACCTGGGACGCCGTCCACACCGCGATCCGTCCGACCGTGGGCGCCGTCCTCGGTGCCCTGCTCGCCGGGGAGGCCTCGAGCGTGGAGCAGGCGCTGGCCGCCACCGCCGGCGGGGTGACGGCCCTGGCCAGCCACGCCGTCAAGGCCGGTCTGCGGGCGGCGGTCAACACCTCCCCGGAGCCGGCCAGCAACGTCGCCGTGAGCGTCGCCGAGGACCTCGGGGTCGCCTCGGTGGTCTCCCTGGTGCTGGTGGCCCCGTGGCTGGCGGCCGGCGTCGCGGCCGTCCTCCTCGTCACCGGGACCGTGCTCGTGCTGCTGCTGCTCTCCCGGGTCCGCGCCTGGCGCCGCCAGCGCCGCCAGCGCACCCAGCCGGGCACGCTGCGGTGA